A window of Bacteroidales bacterium contains these coding sequences:
- a CDS encoding aspartyl protease family protein, whose amino-acid sequence MNSINSFKIIIITTALFLINGCSITKLQKNGDIESNKFHYSMDFSTAKGLVLIPAKIDGEQKNFLFDTGADLTVIQRATLKGDISKIKGASKRKMELGKEIVESIEIGTINFRNTYAWNGDMKGLKEQINNFGGIIGQPIISKANWLINYPLKKIEISNENLADNSFQSIEIKRKGGVPYTYITLNGTKYKVVIDLGSTSLFNIPKDSKLGKEILSTYNFRNNERERYTLGGNQTIKEKIGILPLIRLGNIEFENVETTVNNSSQLRIGMRFFEKCEIYIDNINDKYKIKKLDND is encoded by the coding sequence ATGAACTCCATAAACTCTTTTAAAATAATCATTATCACTACCGCACTATTCTTAATAAATGGATGCTCAATAACTAAACTTCAAAAAAATGGAGATATAGAAAGTAATAAGTTTCATTATTCTATGGATTTTTCTACAGCAAAGGGCTTAGTACTAATACCGGCAAAAATTGACGGAGAACAAAAGAATTTTCTATTTGACACAGGTGCAGACCTAACAGTAATACAAAGGGCTACTCTAAAAGGAGACATATCGAAAATTAAAGGAGCATCCAAAAGGAAAATGGAATTAGGCAAAGAAATAGTTGAGTCGATTGAAATAGGAACAATAAACTTTAGAAATACTTATGCCTGGAACGGAGATATGAAAGGTCTAAAAGAGCAGATTAATAATTTTGGAGGTATAATAGGACAACCCATAATAAGTAAAGCCAATTGGCTAATTAATTATCCTCTTAAAAAAATAGAAATTTCAAATGAAAATTTAGCCGACAATTCATTTCAAAGCATTGAAATTAAAAGAAAAGGAGGTGTACCTTATACTTACATAACTCTTAATGGCACAAAATATAAAGTTGTAATAGATTTAGGTTCAACTTCATTATTCAACATTCCTAAAGATTCAAAACTTGGAAAGGAAATTTTGAGTACATACAATTTTAGAAATAATGAGAGGGAAAGATATACACTTGGAGGTAATCAAACCATAAAAGAAAAGATTGGTATTCTTCCTCTTATTAGATTAGGGAATATCGAATTTGAAAATGTAGAAACTACAGTAAATAATTCAAGTCAGTTGAGAATTGGAATGAGGTTTTTTGAAAAATGCGAAATCTACATTGACAATATAAATGATAAATATAAAATAAAAAAACTTGATAATGATTGA
- a CDS encoding site-specific integrase has product MSKSTYTTYQSKLRIFIYYLKKKKLANVDITIISPKIARDFFDYLANERKIFNSRQMYKELLQRLFDYIIKQKAIRINPFAEIEIKLKTVQPPRYFQEHSLRNMRKYMLENDPQLWLASRLIFYCYIRPHEIRFMKVGDILINEGVIRIKADISKNRKERNPVIPEHFKQELVQEGILNHLEDFINSLSALRGISISATKQGMLLILRGIVQSQFIKARSLKRMFVSTGFVSLKNCHQGSILFCISQLW; this is encoded by the coding sequence ATTTCTAAATCAACATACACTACTTATCAGAGTAAGCTAAGAATTTTTATTTATTATTTGAAAAAGAAAAAACTGGCAAATGTTGATATTACAATTATATCTCCTAAAATAGCTCGCGATTTTTTCGATTATTTAGCAAACGAAAGAAAAATATTTAACAGTCGTCAGATGTACAAAGAGCTATTGCAAAGGCTTTTTGATTATATTATTAAGCAAAAAGCAATTCGTATCAATCCTTTTGCAGAAATTGAGATAAAGTTAAAAACAGTACAACCACCACGATATTTTCAGGAACATAGTTTGAGAAATATGAGAAAGTATATGCTGGAAAATGATCCGCAATTGTGGTTAGCATCACGACTTATCTTCTATTGTTATATAAGACCACACGAGATTCGGTTTATGAAAGTTGGTGATATATTGATTAATGAGGGTGTTATAAGAATTAAGGCTGACATCAGTAAAAACAGAAAAGAAAGGAATCCTGTAATTCCTGAACATTTCAAACAGGAATTGGTACAAGAAGGAATATTAAATCATCTAGAAGATTTCATCAATTCACTTTCTGCACTAAGAGGTATTTCCATTTCAGCAACTAAACAGGGGATGTTATTGATTTTAAGAGGAATAGTACAATCCCAATTCATCAAAGCAAGATCGCTTAAAAGAATGTTTGTTTCAACTGGTTTTGTGTCTCTTAAGAATTGCCACCAGGGAAGTATTTTATTCTGCATCAGCCAACTTTGGTGA